From Acinetobacter sp. ASP199, the proteins below share one genomic window:
- the scpB gene encoding SMC-Scp complex subunit ScpB, with amino-acid sequence MTIDHSSVLTAEDNLHDVLMQLEAIIFASDSAVSLARLKEAFQDRYTKQELRQYLQQLSMLMHGRSIELIETAQGFRFQVRAKYRNIIAQTWPERPARLSPSLLETLAVIAYHQPVTRADIEQIRGVTNNSQILRSLFDWNWIKESGFRELPGRPALLVTTPQFLNAFGLTSLGQLPPLQDAKEAFMALDANAPKS; translated from the coding sequence ATGACCATTGACCACAGCTCAGTCCTCACAGCGGAAGACAATTTGCATGATGTTTTAATGCAGCTGGAAGCCATCATTTTTGCGAGTGATTCAGCGGTGTCTCTGGCACGCTTAAAAGAAGCTTTTCAGGATCGATATACCAAGCAGGAACTACGTCAGTACTTGCAGCAACTGTCTATGCTGATGCATGGCCGTTCGATTGAACTGATTGAAACTGCTCAAGGTTTCCGTTTTCAAGTACGTGCGAAATATCGTAATATTATTGCTCAGACATGGCCCGAGCGACCAGCGCGCTTGTCTCCTTCACTACTTGAAACGTTGGCCGTGATTGCCTATCACCAACCGGTGACCCGGGCAGATATAGAACAAATTCGTGGTGTCACGAATAACAGTCAGATTTTGCGTTCGCTGTTTGACTGGAACTGGATTAAAGAATCTGGCTTTCGTGAACTCCCTGGAAGACCTGCGTTGTTAGTGACAACGCCACAATTTTTAAATGCGTTTGGCTTAACCAGTTTAGGCCAATTGCCTCCCCTGCAGGATGCCAAGGAAGCTTTTATGGCCCTCGATGCAAATGCACCGAAGTCATAA
- a CDS encoding segregation/condensation protein A, protein MNQSVHNMMEPTPHIRVLDEWQETIPEDLYIPPSAFEILLEHFEGPLDFLIYLIQKNGFDLLQVDIAPIAAQYLSYMDAMKSLNIELTADYMVMAALLADLKSRLLLPKPKNITATEQDPKQELIDRLENYLRIKQAAERLNQMSVLERDTFETNVSLGEFIQPNEGHNVDLLRDALLCIFNRPEPVIHQVQQEPVLLEERIAYIESCLETGEVLSFADLLKPSQGRMGMVVTFMAVLELTRQQKIQIIATGIEAPLAIQGASL, encoded by the coding sequence ATGAATCAAAGCGTCCATAATATGATGGAACCTACTCCGCACATCCGTGTTCTGGATGAATGGCAGGAGACGATTCCTGAGGATCTTTATATTCCTCCTTCAGCGTTTGAAATCCTGTTAGAGCATTTCGAAGGCCCGCTCGACTTTTTAATTTACCTGATCCAAAAAAATGGCTTCGACTTGCTGCAAGTCGACATTGCGCCGATTGCTGCCCAATACCTGTCCTATATGGATGCGATGAAGTCGCTCAATATTGAACTGACCGCAGACTATATGGTCATGGCAGCACTATTGGCAGATCTCAAATCCCGCTTGCTTCTTCCAAAACCAAAAAATATTACTGCGACGGAGCAAGATCCAAAACAGGAACTGATTGATCGTCTGGAAAATTATTTACGGATCAAGCAAGCCGCAGAACGCCTGAACCAGATGAGTGTGCTTGAGCGTGATACATTTGAGACCAATGTCAGTCTGGGCGAGTTTATTCAACCGAATGAAGGTCATAACGTCGATCTGCTGCGTGATGCCCTGCTGTGTATCTTTAACCGTCCTGAGCCGGTGATTCATCAGGTGCAACAGGAGCCGGTGCTGCTTGAAGAGCGTATTGCCTATATTGAAAGCTGCCTGGAAACTGGCGAAGTGCTTTCCTTTGCAGATTTACTCAAACCAAGCCAAGGCCGTATGGGCATGGTCGTCACCTTTATGGCGGTTCTGGAACTGACGCGCCAACAAAAAATTCAGATTATTGCTACAGGCATTGAAGCCCCGCTCGCAATTCAGGGAGCATCTTTATGA
- a CDS encoding L-threonylcarbamoyladenylate synthase: MLHLRVHPDNPQPRLISQAVERIRAGDVIVYPTDAAYAIGCQIGNKQAMERIAQIRGLGPKHQYAILCCDLSDIATYAKVDNAVYRLLKNNTPAVTTFILPATSEVPKRLMHPKKKTIGLRIPSNPVCQMLLQELGEPLLTSTLILPDQTDPMDDPYEIEMQLGKRIDVFIDSGLGTLSTTSIVDLSGDQPEVIRRGVGDVSAFE; this comes from the coding sequence ATGTTACATTTACGCGTACACCCAGACAACCCCCAACCACGTTTAATCAGCCAGGCAGTGGAACGTATCCGTGCCGGTGATGTGATTGTTTATCCGACCGATGCAGCTTATGCAATTGGCTGCCAGATCGGGAATAAACAGGCTATGGAACGCATTGCCCAGATTCGTGGTTTAGGTCCAAAGCATCAATACGCCATTCTCTGCTGTGACTTATCGGACATTGCGACCTATGCCAAAGTGGACAATGCCGTATATCGTTTGCTGAAAAATAATACGCCTGCTGTTACTACTTTTATTCTTCCCGCTACCAGTGAAGTACCTAAACGTTTAATGCATCCGAAGAAAAAAACCATCGGTTTACGTATTCCCAGCAATCCCGTGTGTCAGATGCTGCTTCAAGAACTGGGTGAACCACTGCTGACTTCGACCCTGATTCTGCCAGATCAGACTGATCCAATGGATGATCCATACGAGATTGAAATGCAGCTCGGCAAACGCATCGATGTATTTATTGATAGTGGGCTAGGTACATTAAGTACGACTTCTATCGTAGATTTATCCGGTGATCAGCCTGAAGTGATTCGCCGTGGTGTCGGTGATGTAAGTGCTTTTGAATAA
- a CDS encoding elongation factor P hydroxylase → MHLLQPQTEVNVSSLVSTLSTLDSDSSLQQVQRLPWANLSSEAEQVDWLILHFNHWFSHLNVTLVRGDFEPEYFPATEDTPARIQFAHGFFNSALHEISHWTIAGDKRRLLPDLGYWYAPDGRTQEQQALFEQVEIKPQAIEWMFAKAFGRKFRVSLDNLTGEGGNGSSFKDNVYAQVQRYFNGEAKLPRDAKYFIDCICACTRNGKSLQSDEFIREMLD, encoded by the coding sequence ATGCATCTGTTGCAGCCGCAAACAGAAGTGAATGTTTCATCACTCGTTAGCACACTTTCAACTCTGGATTCTGACAGCTCACTACAGCAAGTGCAACGCTTACCGTGGGCGAATTTATCGTCAGAAGCAGAACAGGTTGATTGGCTCATCTTACACTTTAATCACTGGTTTTCCCACCTAAATGTCACATTAGTCCGTGGTGATTTTGAACCAGAATATTTCCCCGCCACTGAAGATACCCCTGCCCGCATTCAATTTGCGCACGGTTTCTTTAATAGTGCTTTGCATGAGATCAGCCACTGGACCATTGCCGGTGACAAGCGTCGTCTATTGCCAGATCTGGGCTATTGGTATGCACCAGATGGTCGTACGCAGGAACAGCAGGCTTTATTTGAACAGGTAGAAATCAAGCCGCAAGCCATCGAGTGGATGTTTGCCAAAGCCTTTGGACGCAAATTCCGGGTATCTTTAGATAACCTGACGGGTGAAGGCGGCAATGGCAGCAGCTTTAAAGATAATGTCTATGCGCAGGTACAACGTTATTTTAATGGTGAAGCCAAACTACCTCGTGATGCAAAATATTTTATTGATTGTATCTGTGCCTGCACACGGAATGGCAAAAGTTTACAATCCGACGAATTTATTCGTGAAATGCTTGATTAA
- a CDS encoding YceD family protein, giving the protein MSANTFPAQIEPFKWAEQGFKWSGQLPLSRFVRIAREAVGSIDDQLINIDCKLSMDAYHRIVWLDGHVETKVPMECQRCLETVEIELVSDFHLALVDDESLIERLDEDADFIVLGESEATTKGSYDAPATADLLALIEDELLLLMPLSPKHDVCEHKHQPAQEEVVEEKRDNPFEVLAALKGKLN; this is encoded by the coding sequence ATGTCAGCAAATACCTTTCCGGCACAGATTGAGCCGTTTAAATGGGCTGAACAGGGCTTTAAATGGTCAGGTCAACTGCCTTTATCCCGCTTTGTTCGTATTGCTCGTGAAGCTGTTGGATCAATTGATGATCAATTGATTAACATAGACTGTAAGCTATCAATGGATGCTTATCATCGCATTGTGTGGCTCGATGGCCATGTTGAAACGAAGGTTCCAATGGAATGTCAGCGTTGTCTGGAAACCGTTGAGATTGAACTCGTTTCAGATTTTCATCTTGCCCTTGTGGATGACGAATCACTGATAGAGCGCTTGGATGAGGATGCTGATTTCATCGTCTTAGGTGAAAGTGAAGCAACGACGAAAGGTTCATATGATGCACCTGCCACCGCTGATTTACTGGCACTCATAGAAGATGAATTGTTATTGTTGATGCCGTTGTCTCCTAAGCATGATGTTTGTGAGCATAAGCATCAACCCGCTCAAGAAGAAGTTGTTGAAGAAAAACGGGACAATCCGTTTGAAGTTTTGGCAGCTTTGAAGGGTAAACTTAACTAA
- the rpmF gene encoding 50S ribosomal protein L32, whose protein sequence is MAVQQNRKSRSRRDMRRSHDALTENALTVDQATGETHRRHHVSKDGIYRGRQLFAKASAE, encoded by the coding sequence ATGGCCGTTCAGCAAAACCGTAAAAGTCGCTCTCGCCGTGACATGCGCCGTTCACATGACGCTTTAACTGAGAATGCATTAACTGTAGACCAAGCTACTGGTGAAACTCATCGTCGTCACCACGTATCTAAAGATGGTATCTACCGTGGTCGTCAATTATTCGCTAAAGCATCTGCTGAATAA
- the fabD gene encoding ACP S-malonyltransferase: MSAKQLEQAAQATKTAFVFPGQGSQKAGMLAELAEQFSSVRDTFAEASEAVGFDLWQIAQSGEGLNQTEFTQPVLLTASIALWRVWLELGGVAPKYLAGHSLGEYSALVAAGALSLGDAVKLVNLRGKLMQDAVPQGVGAMAAILGLEDAQVVELCAQATAVGKGSVEAANYNAKGQVVVAGNKDRVDAVIELAKENGAKAIALPVSVPSHCSLMKPAAEQFATALEQTAIELPRIPVIQNVGAEIATDVNALRQALTAQLYESVQWTKTLQFLQDEGVAYIVECGPGNVLANMAKRLPNIEKALPLDTQSRLEDALNTVLVAEGKIA; the protein is encoded by the coding sequence ATGTCTGCTAAACAACTCGAGCAAGCAGCTCAGGCAACCAAAACTGCATTTGTATTCCCGGGTCAGGGATCGCAGAAGGCGGGCATGCTCGCTGAACTGGCTGAGCAGTTTAGTAGTGTACGTGACACATTTGCCGAGGCATCTGAAGCAGTAGGCTTCGATCTGTGGCAGATTGCGCAAAGTGGTGAAGGGCTGAACCAGACTGAATTCACTCAACCGGTCCTTCTGACTGCATCAATTGCTTTATGGCGTGTATGGCTGGAACTGGGTGGTGTAGCACCGAAGTATCTGGCTGGCCATTCTTTAGGTGAATACAGTGCGCTGGTTGCGGCGGGTGCTTTAAGTCTCGGTGATGCAGTTAAACTGGTGAACCTGCGCGGTAAGCTGATGCAAGATGCAGTACCACAAGGTGTGGGTGCAATGGCGGCAATTCTGGGTCTGGAAGATGCTCAAGTTGTTGAACTTTGTGCACAGGCAACAGCAGTTGGTAAAGGTTCGGTTGAAGCAGCCAACTACAATGCCAAAGGTCAGGTCGTTGTTGCAGGTAATAAAGATCGTGTCGATGCGGTGATTGAGCTGGCAAAAGAAAATGGTGCTAAAGCGATCGCATTGCCTGTATCTGTTCCATCACACTGTTCATTGATGAAACCTGCTGCTGAACAGTTTGCTACGGCTTTGGAACAAACTGCCATTGAGCTACCACGTATTCCTGTAATACAAAATGTGGGCGCAGAAATTGCGACAGATGTAAATGCATTACGTCAGGCACTGACTGCACAATTGTATGAATCTGTACAGTGGACTAAAACCCTGCAGTTCCTTCAAGACGAAGGCGTTGCATATATCGTGGAATGCGGTCCGGGGAATGTACTTGCCAATATGGCGAAACGTTTACCAAATATCGAAAAAGCACTTCCACTGGATACTCAATCCCGTCTGGAAGATGCATTGAACACCGTATTGGTGGCAGAAGGGAAAATTGCATGA
- the fabG gene encoding 3-oxoacyl-ACP reductase FabG yields the protein MTQERKVALVTGASRGIGAAIAQQLIQDGYFVVGTATSEAGAEKLSAQFAENGAGKVLDVRDGAAIDALVTDIEQNYGPVLALVNNAGITKDNLLLRMSEDDWDDILNIHLKAVYRLSKRVLKGMTKARFGRIINISSVVAHFANPGQANYSAAKAGIEAFSRSLAKEMGSRQITVNSVAPGFIATEMTEQLSEEIRKKMSDQVALNRLGDPQDIANAVSFLASDKASYITGTVIHVNGGLYMS from the coding sequence ATGACACAGGAACGTAAAGTTGCCTTGGTGACAGGTGCAAGCCGCGGCATTGGTGCTGCAATTGCACAACAATTAATTCAGGATGGCTACTTTGTGGTAGGAACTGCCACTTCTGAAGCAGGTGCTGAGAAATTATCTGCACAATTTGCTGAAAATGGTGCGGGTAAAGTATTAGATGTACGTGATGGCGCAGCCATTGATGCACTGGTGACTGACATCGAACAGAACTATGGTCCAGTCCTTGCGTTAGTGAACAATGCGGGTATTACCAAAGATAACCTGTTGCTGCGTATGTCGGAAGATGACTGGGACGATATCCTGAACATCCATCTGAAAGCAGTTTATCGACTTTCTAAGCGTGTTCTGAAAGGTATGACCAAGGCACGTTTCGGTCGCATCATTAACATCAGTTCTGTGGTGGCGCATTTTGCTAACCCGGGTCAGGCGAACTATTCTGCTGCCAAAGCAGGTATCGAAGCGTTTAGCCGCAGTCTTGCCAAAGAAATGGGTAGCCGTCAAATTACGGTAAACTCTGTGGCACCAGGCTTTATTGCGACTGAGATGACTGAACAGTTAAGTGAAGAAATTCGTAAGAAAATGAGTGATCAAGTGGCATTAAACCGTCTCGGTGATCCACAAGATATCGCAAATGCCGTAAGTTTCTTGGCTTCTGACAAGGCAAGTTACATTACAGGTACTGTAATTCACGTAAATGGTGGTTTATACATGAGCTAA
- the acpP gene encoding acyl carrier protein: MSDIEQRVKQAVAEQLGIKIEEIKNEASFMDDLGADSLDLVELVMSFENDFDITIPDEDSNEITTVQSAIDYVSKKLG, encoded by the coding sequence GTGAGCGATATCGAACAACGCGTTAAGCAAGCGGTTGCAGAACAACTTGGTATCAAAATCGAAGAGATTAAAAACGAAGCATCTTTCATGGATGACTTGGGTGCTGACTCTCTAGACCTAGTTGAACTGGTAATGTCTTTCGAAAATGACTTCGACATCACGATTCCTGATGAAGATTCTAACGAAATCACAACTGTTCAATCTGCGATCGACTACGTTTCTAAAAAACTTGGTTAA
- the lysM gene encoding peptidoglycan-binding protein LysM, with protein sequence MGIFDFVKGIGKKNTAAAEPQQTPAAEQAPAAAPKAAPAEPSAQEIANKLLGHIKSLGLPVAGLSVTYNGTTDLATIKGQVQNQADREKIILAVGNIDHVAKVDDQLTVTSPEPESKFYTVKSGDTLSKISKEFYGDANQYNKIFEANRPLLKNADDIFPGQVLRIPH encoded by the coding sequence ATGGGTATTTTTGATTTTGTAAAAGGTATAGGTAAGAAAAATACCGCAGCGGCAGAGCCGCAACAGACACCTGCTGCAGAACAAGCACCTGCAGCTGCACCTAAAGCAGCTCCGGCAGAGCCATCGGCACAAGAAATTGCCAACAAGTTATTAGGTCATATCAAGTCACTTGGGTTGCCAGTTGCGGGCTTATCGGTGACTTATAATGGCACGACAGATCTGGCAACGATCAAAGGACAGGTTCAAAATCAGGCGGATCGTGAAAAGATTATTCTGGCTGTTGGAAATATTGACCATGTGGCCAAAGTTGATGATCAGTTGACTGTAACAAGCCCAGAGCCTGAGAGTAAATTTTACACGGTAAAATCGGGCGATACCTTGTCGAAAATTTCTAAAGAATTTTATGGCGATGCTAATCAGTACAACAAAATTTTTGAAGCTAACCGTCCATTATTAAAAAATGCTGATGATATTTTCCCTGGTCAGGTCCTGCGCATTCCTCATTAA
- a CDS encoding Lrp/AsnC ligand binding domain-containing protein, with protein MRKLDRIDRMILDILQRDGRIAISELAARVNLSTTPCSERVKRLERDGIIMGYHARLNPEKLEKNLLVFLEIKLSAKSGDVFEQVARDLSEIPEVLECHLISGDFDYLVKARLKEMSAYRRLLGNLLKKLPSSASSHSYVVMEEVKETLYLDVGI; from the coding sequence ATGCGCAAATTAGACCGTATTGATCGTATGATTCTGGATATTTTGCAACGCGATGGACGGATTGCCATCAGCGAACTGGCAGCGCGTGTAAATCTGTCCACCACACCCTGTTCTGAGCGCGTCAAGCGACTGGAACGCGATGGCATCATCATGGGTTATCATGCCCGGTTAAATCCGGAAAAACTGGAAAAGAACCTGCTGGTTTTCCTGGAAATTAAACTCTCAGCCAAATCCGGTGATGTATTTGAACAGGTCGCACGAGACCTGAGTGAAATTCCTGAGGTACTGGAATGTCATTTAATTTCTGGAGATTTTGATTATCTGGTCAAAGCACGCCTGAAAGAGATGAGTGCTTATCGTCGTCTGCTGGGTAATTTATTAAAGAAACTACCTTCTTCCGCTTCCTCACATAGTTATGTGGTGATGGAGGAAGTAAAAGAAACGCTATATCTGGATGTCGGTATTTAA
- a CDS encoding D-amino acid dehydrogenase: MRVLVLGSGVIGVASAYYLAQQGAEVTVLDRQTGPAEETSFGNAGQISPGYSTPWAAPGIPFKAVKWMFQHHAPLAINLDGSMWQLNWMAQMLKNCNPASYAINKERMTRVAEYSRDCLRELRKETGISYEHRSKGTLQVFRNEAQLEMVQRDIAVLQECGVPHELLLGAELAKVEPALAHAQDKLVGGLHLPNDETGDCYLFTNALANVAKELGVKFKFNQHVEHLLTEGDEIKGVVVNGQVLTADKYVLAFGSYSRDFLKPLDLDLPVYPVKGYSLTIPIVDANFAPQSTVLDETYKIAITRFDQRIRVGGMAELSGFNHNLKDNRRATLEMVTQELFPGGNLAEASFWTGLRPMTPDSTPIIGATRFKNLFLNTGHGTLGWTMACGSGKLISDIVLNHKTEISTEGLSLGRYSHAA, from the coding sequence ATGCGTGTTTTGGTCTTAGGTAGTGGTGTCATCGGTGTAGCAAGTGCCTATTACCTGGCACAGCAAGGTGCAGAAGTCACTGTACTGGACCGTCAGACTGGCCCTGCTGAAGAAACCAGTTTTGGTAATGCAGGCCAAATCTCTCCGGGCTATTCGACACCGTGGGCAGCACCGGGCATTCCGTTCAAAGCAGTAAAATGGATGTTCCAGCATCACGCACCCTTGGCGATTAATTTAGATGGCAGCATGTGGCAGTTAAACTGGATGGCGCAAATGCTGAAAAACTGTAATCCAGCCAGCTATGCCATTAACAAAGAGCGGATGACCCGTGTGGCGGAATATAGCCGTGACTGTTTACGTGAATTGCGTAAAGAAACAGGGATCAGCTACGAGCATCGTTCCAAAGGTACTTTACAAGTATTTCGTAATGAAGCCCAGTTAGAGATGGTGCAACGCGATATCGCCGTATTGCAAGAATGTGGTGTACCGCATGAATTATTACTGGGAGCTGAGCTGGCAAAAGTTGAACCGGCTTTGGCGCATGCTCAAGATAAATTGGTCGGCGGCTTGCATTTACCCAATGATGAAACCGGTGATTGCTATTTATTTACCAATGCCTTAGCCAATGTTGCCAAAGAATTGGGCGTAAAGTTCAAGTTTAACCAGCATGTAGAGCATCTGCTCACTGAAGGTGATGAAATTAAAGGTGTTGTTGTTAATGGTCAGGTATTAACAGCGGATAAATACGTGCTGGCATTTGGTAGTTATTCACGTGATTTTTTGAAACCGCTGGATCTGGATTTACCAGTTTATCCTGTAAAAGGCTATTCACTCACGATTCCAATTGTTGATGCCAATTTTGCACCGCAATCTACGGTGCTAGATGAAACCTATAAGATTGCCATCACTCGCTTTGACCAGCGCATCCGCGTTGGTGGTATGGCTGAGTTAAGTGGCTTTAACCATAACTTGAAAGATAATCGCCGTGCCACTTTGGAAATGGTGACTCAGGAATTATTTCCGGGCGGTAATTTGGCAGAAGCGAGCTTCTGGACCGGTCTGCGTCCAATGACGCCAGACAGTACGCCAATTATTGGCGCAACGCGTTTTAAAAATCTGTTCCTCAATACCGGACATGGCACTTTAGGTTGGACCATGGCCTGTGGTTCAGGCAAGTTGATCAGCGATATTGTGCTAAATCATAAAACCGAGATTAGCACGGAAGGGCTGTCACTCGGGCGCTATTCACACGCGGCGTAA